In one Chroicocephalus ridibundus chromosome Z, bChrRid1.1, whole genome shotgun sequence genomic region, the following are encoded:
- the GCNT4 gene encoding beta-1,3-galactosyl-O-glycosyl-glycoprotein beta-1,6-N-acetylglucosaminyltransferase 4, producing the protein MKRHKCPYKCPSQRKILILCVTGWLIALLKLLRVERHFFPSKGIYLVEHFLSTSSYVRNRYSYLRNEFQYEINCSSIYEQDPHEIGKSLEIRKKEIIDLADEDIVAITSDCHVYHSLRKYHLKLVSPEEESFPIAYSLVVHKDAAMVERLIYSLYSRQNIYCIHYDQKAAKSFKSAMNNLAKCFPNIFIASKLETVDYAHISRLQADLNCLSDLMDSAVPWKYVINLCGQDFPLRSNFELVAELKRLRGGNMLETIKPSSSKRERFTYHYELRKVPYEYMQMPVKTNISKNPPPHNIEVFVGSAYFVLSRAFIQYTLESSLAKDFFEWSRDTYSPDEHFWATLVRVPGVPGEVPRSAQDITDLQSKTRLVKWNYLEEHLYPPCTGTHLRSVCIYGAAELRWLLNYGHWFANKFDSKVDPVLVKCLAEKLAEQQKEWVNLSSDEYFLHVNSVNASL; encoded by the coding sequence atgAAGAGACACAAGTGTCCCTACAAATGTCCCTCACAAAGGAAGATCCTGATCCTGTGTGTTACGGGGTGGCTGATTGCACTGCTGAAGCTCCTCCGTGTCGAAAGACACTTTTTTCCCTCTAAGGGCATTTATTTGGTTGAGCACTTCTTGAGCACTTCTTCGTATGTTAGAAACAGGTATTCCTACCTTAGAAATGAGTTCCAGTACGAAATTAATTGTTCATCTATATATGAACAAGATCCTCATGAAATTGGCAAGAGTttagagataagaaaaaaagagataattgaTTTAGCTGATGAAGACATTGTAGCAATCACCAGTGATTGCCACGTGTATCATTCACTTAGGAAATACCACCTAAAACTTGTTTCTCCAGAGGAGGAGAGTTTTCCAATTGCCTATTCTTTGGTTGTTCACAAAGATGCAGCAATGGTAGAAAGGCTCATATATTCACTATACAGCCGTCAAAACATTTACTGCATCCATTATgaccaaaaagcagcaaaaagtttCAAATCTGCTATGAACAATCTAGCTAAATGTTTCCCCAATATTTTCATTGCGTCAAAATTGGAGACAGTGGACTATGCACATATTTCACGGCTGCAAGCAGATTTAAATTGTTTGTCTGATTTGATGGACTCTGCAGTTCCCTGGAAGTATGTTATTAATTTGTGTGGCCAAGATTTCCCTTTGAGATCAAATTTTGAGTTGGTCGCTGAACTGAAGAGACTTCGTGGAGGAAACATGCTGGAAACTATAAAACCAAGCAGTAGCAAAAGAGAACGATTTACTTATCACTATGAACTTAGGAAAGTGCCTTATGAATACATGCAGATGCCTGTAAAAACCAACATTTCCAAGAATCCGCCACCTCATAATATTGAGGTATTTGTAGGCAGTGCCTATTTTGTTTTAAGCCGAGCGTTTATTCAATATACCCTTGAAAGCTCTCTTGCAAAAGATTTTTTCGAGTGGTCAAGGGATACATACTCTCCGGATGAACATTTTTGGGCCACTCTTGTACGTGTTCCTGGGGTCCCTGGGGAAGTTCCAAGGTCGGCCCAGGACATAACAGACCTACAAAGCAAAACCCGTCTGGTGAAATGGAATTACCTTGAAGAACATTTGTATCCTCCCTGCACTGGTACCCACCTTCGCAGCGTCTGCATCTATGGGGCTGCAGAACTAAGGTGGCTTCTGAATTACGGGCACTGGTTCGCCAACAAGTTTGACTCCAAAGTCGACCCTGTCCTGGTAAAATGCTTGGCAGAAAAACTGGCAGAACAACAGAAAGAGTGGGTAAATTTGTCGTCAGATGAATACTTTCTGCACGTAAATTCTGTGAATGCCTCGCTATAG